One genomic window of Quercus lobata isolate SW786 chromosome 9, ValleyOak3.0 Primary Assembly, whole genome shotgun sequence includes the following:
- the LOC115959135 gene encoding glutathione S-transferase TCHQD yields MQLYHHPYSLDSQKVRLALEEKGIDYTSYHVNPVTGKNMDSSFFRMNPSGKLPVFKNGAHIIFNTIEIIQYLERIAAVSSGGDNISFSGREVVAWMQKIQEWNPKFFTLSHIPDKYRFYVSKFIRRVLIARMAECPDLAGAYHNKLREAHETEDKLKNKNVLQGNREHLIRLLDEVETQLNESQYLAGEDFSMADVMLIPVLARLVLLDLKDEYINSRPNIAEYWVLVQQRPSYKKVIGRYFDGWRKYKTLVKTWCFVRIRSMLRRY; encoded by the exons ATGCAGCTATATCATCACCCATACTCTCTCGATAGCCAAAAGGTGAGACTTGCTTTGGAAGAGAAAGGCATTGATTACACATCATACCATGTCAATCCTGTAACAGGCAAAAACATGGACTCCTCATTCTTCAGGATGAATCCGAGTGGAAAACTCCCTGTTTTCAAGAATGGCGCTCACATCATTTTCAACACAATAGAGATTATCCA gTATTTAGAAAGAATTGCAGCTGTCTCGTCAGGTGGTGACAATATCTCCTTTAGTGGTAGAGAAGTGGTTGCATGGATGCAGAAGATACAAGAGTGGAACCCTAAGTTCTTCACACTTTCCCACATCCCAGATAAGTACCGCTTCTATGTTTCCAAATTCATAAGGCGGGTGCTGATTGCTCGGATGGCTGAATGTCCTGATCTAGCAGGAGCTTACCATAATAAGCTAAGAGAAGCACATGAGACAGAGGACAAGTTGAAGAACAAGAATGTTTTGCAAGGGAACAGGGAGCATTTAATTAGACTTCTTGATGAAGTTGAAACACAGCTGAATGAATCACAATATTTAGCAGGGGAAGATTTTAGCATGGCAGATGTAATGCTCATCCCAGTGCTGGCTCGCTTAGTGCTCTTGGATTTGAAAGATGAGTACATAAATAGCAGGCCAAACATTGCTGAGTACTGGGTTTTGGTGCAGCAGAGGCCTAGTTACAAGAAGGTGATTGGGAGGTACTTTGATGGCTGGAGAAAGTACAAAACACTGGTAAAAACTTGGTGCTTCGTTCGTATTAGAAGTATGCTAAGAAGATATTGA